In one window of Gudongella oleilytica DNA:
- a CDS encoding acyl-CoA dehydratase activase-related protein produces the protein MRIGLDVGSTTLKCVVLDSDEKLVFHSYERHYSQIREKTVKLLEDIRDRFPYLNEAYLSISGSAGMGLAQKFNIPFVQEVYATRLSVMKLIEGTDVVIELGGEDAKILFLSNGMEVRMNGSCAGGTGAFIDQMATLMGVSLTDMNQLAAEYDKTYTIASRCGVFAKSDIQPLLNQGASKSDMAASIFRAVVNQTIGGLAQGRPIKGKIVYLGGPLTFFSQLRESFNHTLGVNGVCPENSLYYVAIGAAYSSDERKLDLDELMEDLINTGEEGSFNGLGKLFENEEDYLIFKERHDREQVSFTDPNTYKGDAYLGIDAGSTTVKAVIMAEDDTILHSIYTQNQGNPVPLIKDFLMKFYENYPAIKIKSSAVTGYGEDLMRNAFKLDFGVVETIAHYTAAKKYKPDVDFIIDIGGQDIKCFKIRDGVIDSIFLNEACSSGCCSFLQTFAEALGYDIKDFAQLGIYSRNPVDLGSRCTVFMNSSVKQAQKDGATIADISAGLSISVIKNALYKVIRASSAKDLGHNIVVQGGTFHNDSVLKAFEDELQHQVIRPNIAGLMGAYGAALYSKERRSSETTSLLSREDLQGFDHKVKVVLCGLCENNCRLTVNSFGDDRKFIGGNRCERPIRQKAPEERFNIYEYKLDLLKNYVPIKGRRGRVGLPMALNMFELLPFWHTVFTLLDFEVVPSSFSTREMFIKGQHTIPSDTVCFPAKVVHGHIEYLLDQGVDAIFYPCLTYNLDEKSGDNHFNCPVVAYYPEVIAANVDRIAGTRFFYEYLGLNNKRILAKRLHEILREWHKDIKLNDVKLAVDRGIIEYKGYLKRLRQKGEEYLKIAEEKNKLAIVLAGRPYHVDPEVNHGIAKMISEFDTVVLSEDSISHLGGKTPTDILNQWTYHARLYQAAELVSRRPNMELVQLVSFGCGLDAITSDEVKAILEDNGKIYTQLKIDEITNLGAVKIRIRSLLAAIEQRS, from the coding sequence ATGAGGATCGGTCTGGATGTAGGGTCAACAACACTCAAGTGTGTGGTGCTGGATTCGGATGAGAAGCTTGTCTTTCACTCTTATGAAAGGCATTATTCCCAGATAAGGGAAAAAACAGTCAAACTATTGGAGGATATAAGAGACAGGTTCCCCTACCTGAATGAGGCTTATCTGTCAATATCAGGCTCAGCAGGCATGGGTCTTGCCCAAAAATTTAATATACCCTTTGTACAAGAGGTTTATGCTACAAGACTTTCTGTCATGAAGCTGATAGAAGGGACAGACGTCGTTATCGAACTGGGGGGAGAGGATGCAAAGATACTGTTTCTTTCCAACGGCATGGAGGTAAGGATGAATGGATCCTGTGCAGGTGGCACAGGAGCTTTTATCGACCAGATGGCGACCCTTATGGGAGTTAGTTTGACAGATATGAACCAGCTTGCAGCGGAATATGACAAGACCTACACTATTGCATCACGGTGTGGGGTTTTTGCTAAGTCGGATATTCAACCCCTCCTTAACCAGGGTGCAAGTAAGAGCGACATGGCAGCAAGCATTTTCCGTGCAGTAGTAAATCAGACCATAGGCGGTCTTGCTCAAGGCAGACCGATCAAGGGGAAAATAGTGTACCTGGGCGGGCCCCTTACTTTTTTCTCCCAGCTGAGGGAGAGCTTCAACCATACCCTTGGAGTCAATGGAGTATGTCCTGAAAACTCCCTTTATTATGTAGCGATAGGAGCTGCCTACAGCTCAGATGAAAGAAAGCTGGATCTGGATGAGCTTATGGAGGATTTGATTAACACAGGCGAAGAGGGAAGCTTTAACGGCCTTGGAAAGCTTTTCGAAAACGAGGAGGACTACTTGATATTCAAAGAACGTCATGACAGGGAACAGGTATCCTTTACAGATCCCAACACATATAAAGGGGATGCTTATCTTGGCATAGACGCGGGCTCTACTACAGTTAAGGCTGTGATAATGGCAGAGGACGATACGATCCTCCATTCAATATACACCCAAAACCAAGGGAATCCTGTACCTCTCATAAAGGATTTTCTGATGAAGTTTTACGAGAACTATCCGGCTATTAAAATCAAATCCTCTGCAGTGACTGGCTACGGCGAGGATCTGATGAGGAATGCATTCAAGCTTGATTTTGGTGTTGTGGAAACTATAGCTCATTATACAGCCGCAAAGAAGTACAAGCCCGATGTCGATTTCATTATCGACATAGGCGGCCAGGACATAAAGTGCTTCAAGATCAGGGATGGAGTAATCGACAGCATATTCCTAAATGAGGCATGCTCGTCTGGCTGTTGCTCATTTCTTCAGACCTTTGCAGAAGCTTTGGGCTATGATATAAAGGATTTTGCCCAGCTTGGCATATATTCCCGAAATCCTGTAGATCTGGGCTCCAGGTGCACTGTTTTTATGAATTCATCTGTAAAGCAGGCGCAGAAGGATGGAGCAACCATTGCGGATATTTCCGCAGGTCTTTCCATAAGTGTTATCAAAAACGCATTGTACAAGGTAATCAGAGCATCCTCAGCCAAAGATCTGGGACATAATATTGTTGTCCAGGGAGGAACCTTCCACAATGATTCTGTGCTCAAAGCTTTTGAGGATGAACTTCAGCATCAGGTAATAAGACCAAACATTGCAGGACTTATGGGAGCATATGGAGCAGCGCTATACTCCAAGGAAAGAAGAAGCTCCGAGACCACCAGTCTATTGTCCAGGGAGGACCTTCAGGGGTTTGACCATAAGGTAAAAGTGGTACTCTGTGGACTATGTGAGAATAACTGCAGACTTACTGTGAACTCCTTTGGAGATGATCGAAAGTTCATAGGTGGAAACAGATGTGAGAGACCTATAAGACAGAAAGCTCCTGAGGAAAGGTTTAATATATATGAGTACAAGCTTGATCTCCTAAAAAACTATGTTCCGATAAAAGGAAGAAGAGGAAGGGTAGGCTTGCCGATGGCATTGAATATGTTTGAGCTTTTGCCATTCTGGCATACAGTATTTACTCTGCTCGACTTTGAGGTTGTTCCATCGTCTTTTTCGACCAGGGAGATGTTTATCAAAGGGCAGCACACCATCCCTTCGGATACAGTCTGCTTCCCTGCCAAGGTAGTGCATGGTCATATTGAGTATCTGTTGGATCAGGGTGTTGATGCAATATTTTACCCGTGCCTGACTTATAATCTGGATGAAAAATCCGGAGACAACCATTTTAACTGCCCTGTCGTAGCCTATTATCCTGAGGTCATTGCAGCAAATGTCGATAGAATTGCAGGTACAAGATTTTTCTATGAATATCTGGGATTGAACAATAAGAGGATACTGGCGAAGAGACTTCACGAGATCCTCAGAGAATGGCACAAGGATATCAAGCTTAATGATGTTAAGCTGGCTGTCGACAGAGGTATCATCGAATACAAAGGGTACTTGAAGAGATTAAGGCAAAAAGGCGAGGAGTACTTAAAAATCGCAGAAGAAAAAAATAAGCTGGCGATCGTTCTGGCGGGCAGACCATACCATGTTGATCCGGAGGTCAATCATGGGATAGCAAAGATGATTTCAGAGTTTGATACTGTTGTATTATCAGAGGATTCAATAAGTCATCTTGGAGGAAAGACCCCAACCGACATACTTAACCAATGGACCTACCATGCAAGACTATATCAAGCTGCTGAATTGGTATCAAGGAGACCCAATATGGAGCTGGTCCAGCTGGTATCCTTCGGATGCGGTCTGGATGCAATCACCTCTGATGAAGTAAAGGCAATTCTGGAAGACAACGGGAAGATTTACACCCAATTGAAAATAGATGAGATAACGAACCTTGGAGCAGTAAAGATTCGTATCAGAAGTCTTTTGGCGGCTATTGAACAAAGGTCTTAA
- a CDS encoding 2-hydroxyacyl-CoA dehydratase, which produces MSTRVKRVEFTRDMRDYTILCPDMLPVHFALLEKVFRNFGYNLKVLKNQGRSVVESGLRNVHNDTCYPALLVIGQLIDALESGEYDINRVALMITQTGGGCRASNYIHLLRKALIKSGYGHVPVISLNAGGMEKNSGFRLSIPMLRQSVAIIVYGDLLMLLKNQVKPYEINQGETDALVDKWVDELAQQLEVMRGIHLAELKSNLRDIVTSFDKIQRQDTEKTKVGIVGEIYVKYSSLGNNNLEDFLMSEGCEVMVPGLLGFLMYCMENGVIDYQLYGGSFFKSFILGKVNEYLGKMEELMIDAVKTYSSFIAPSPFVHMKELVKDIIGLGCKMGEGWLLPAEMVELIKNGYGNIVVTQPFGCLPNHIVGKGVVSNIKRKYPEANIVPIDYDPGATRVNQENRIKLMLAVAREKILPELPNEEEEFQLGFQNWVLML; this is translated from the coding sequence ATGAGTACAAGAGTAAAGAGAGTGGAATTCACCAGAGATATGAGGGACTATACTATCCTTTGCCCCGACATGTTGCCGGTTCACTTCGCGCTACTTGAGAAAGTGTTTAGGAATTTTGGCTATAACCTAAAGGTACTTAAAAACCAGGGACGTTCAGTGGTGGAATCCGGTCTGAGAAATGTACATAACGACACGTGTTACCCGGCATTGCTGGTAATTGGTCAGCTGATTGATGCCTTGGAGTCAGGAGAGTATGACATCAACAGGGTAGCCCTTATGATAACTCAGACAGGAGGAGGCTGCAGAGCATCCAACTATATACATCTCTTAAGAAAGGCTTTGATAAAGTCGGGGTATGGCCATGTCCCCGTAATATCACTAAATGCAGGGGGGATGGAAAAAAACAGCGGCTTCAGGCTTTCGATACCAATGCTGAGACAATCTGTAGCGATAATCGTATATGGGGATCTTCTCATGCTTTTGAAGAATCAGGTCAAGCCCTATGAGATCAACCAGGGTGAGACCGATGCCCTTGTGGATAAATGGGTTGATGAGTTGGCTCAGCAACTTGAAGTAATGAGAGGTATCCATCTGGCGGAGCTGAAAAGCAATCTAAGGGATATAGTAACCAGCTTTGATAAAATTCAAAGACAGGATACGGAAAAAACCAAGGTAGGCATAGTGGGAGAAATCTATGTGAAGTACTCCAGTCTTGGGAACAATAACCTTGAGGATTTTCTGATGTCAGAGGGCTGTGAGGTTATGGTCCCTGGACTTCTGGGTTTTCTCATGTATTGTATGGAAAACGGAGTAATCGACTACCAGCTTTATGGAGGATCCTTCTTTAAGAGCTTCATTTTAGGTAAAGTGAATGAGTATCTGGGAAAAATGGAGGAATTGATGATAGATGCTGTTAAGACCTATAGCAGCTTCATCGCTCCCTCTCCATTTGTCCACATGAAGGAGCTTGTTAAGGATATAATCGGACTTGGATGCAAAATGGGAGAGGGATGGTTACTTCCAGCTGAGATGGTCGAGCTAATAAAGAACGGCTATGGCAACATAGTAGTTACACAGCCATTTGGCTGTCTGCCAAACCATATAGTAGGCAAGGGAGTGGTTTCAAACATCAAGAGAAAATATCCTGAGGCCAACATAGTTCCCATAGATTACGATCCCGGAGCTACAAGAGTCAATCAGGAAAACAGGATCAAGCTTATGCTTGCAGTGGCAAGAGAAAAAATATTGCCTGAGCTGCCAAATGAAGAAGAGGAATTTCAGCTTGGATTTCAAAACTGGGTTCTTATGCTATAA
- a CDS encoding phosphoribosylaminoimidazolesuccinocarboxamide synthase codes for MELVYTGKTKNVYKLEDGNYLLKFKDDVTGENGVFDPGANTVGLSIEGAGKAGLRLTTFFFEKINEKGIPTHFVSADIDNNTMTVLPATLFGQGVEVICRYRAVGSFLKRYGRYVTEGQELDAYVEVTLKDDDRNDPLITDDGLAMLGIMTLEEYKTLTELTKKIGAVVKEELAKKGLELYDIKFEFGRVGEDKHIALIDEISGGNMRAFKGPEYIEPLKLEQLMLNE; via the coding sequence ATGGAATTAGTCTACACCGGCAAAACAAAAAATGTCTATAAGCTTGAAGACGGGAATTATCTTCTCAAGTTCAAGGACGACGTTACTGGAGAGAATGGGGTGTTTGACCCAGGTGCCAACACAGTTGGACTTAGCATTGAAGGAGCTGGAAAGGCCGGATTGAGACTGACAACATTCTTCTTTGAGAAAATAAACGAGAAGGGTATACCGACACACTTTGTATCGGCTGATATAGATAACAACACAATGACCGTGCTGCCTGCAACTCTGTTCGGGCAGGGTGTCGAGGTTATCTGCAGATACAGGGCGGTAGGAAGCTTCCTAAAAAGATACGGAAGGTACGTGACTGAAGGTCAGGAGCTTGACGCATATGTGGAGGTAACCCTTAAGGACGACGACAGAAATGATCCTCTGATAACAGATGACGGTCTGGCGATGCTTGGTATAATGACCTTGGAGGAGTATAAAACTCTAACCGAATTGACTAAGAAGATTGGCGCAGTTGTAAAGGAAGAACTGGCTAAGAAGGGTCTTGAGCTCTACGATATCAAGTTTGAGTTCGGGAGAGTTGGGGAGGATAAACACATCGCTCTGATCGATGAGATTTCCGGAGGGAACATGAGGGCTTTCAAGGGTCCAGAGTACATCGAGCCGCTTAAGCTGGAACAATTGATGCTCAACGAATAA
- a CDS encoding thioredoxin family protein, whose translation MELKILGTGCKKCEELTKNAETAIKEDGIEATVVKETDFRKIMGYGVMSTPALVINEKVVSAGKVLKTSEIKDLLKKFV comes from the coding sequence ATGGAACTTAAGATTCTTGGAACAGGTTGTAAGAAATGCGAAGAATTGACAAAGAATGCAGAAACCGCAATTAAAGAGGATGGAATAGAGGCTACGGTCGTAAAGGAAACTGACTTCAGAAAGATCATGGGATACGGAGTTATGTCCACCCCTGCGTTAGTTATCAATGAAAAGGTAGTCTCGGCTGGAAAGGTGCTCAAAACGTCAGAAATCAAAGATTTATTAAAGAAATTTGTTTAA
- a CDS encoding NCS2 family permease: MESFFRLKEHNTTVKTEVLAGITTFMTMAYILAVNPGMLSATGMDAGGVFTATVVSSMIATLIMALYAKYPFALAPGMGLNAFFAFTVVLGPMGKSWQFALTAVLIEGIIFILLSFVKAREAIFDSIPMNLKHAVSVGIGLFIAIIGLSGAGIVVPGNGTVLALGDLTSGPVAVALFGILVTGVLLAKNVSGAILIGIIASTLIGIPLGVTMIPEGFSILSLPPSLAPVAFKFVGMEEILSMEMLVVVFTFLFVDIFDTVGTLAGVSSKAGFLDKDGKLPRVGKALMADAVGTVAGACLGTSTVTTYVESAAGVAGGGRTGLTSLATAGMFALALFFAPLFTMIPAAATGPALVIVGLFMMSPIKKIDFEDFTEAIPAFLTIVMMPFAYSIADGIVFGMVSYVILKALTGRTKEISKVMWLLAVLFVLKFVLM, from the coding sequence GTGGAGAGTTTCTTTAGATTGAAGGAGCACAACACAACAGTAAAGACTGAGGTTCTTGCAGGTATCACAACGTTCATGACTATGGCATACATACTTGCAGTCAATCCGGGTATGCTATCAGCTACAGGAATGGATGCAGGCGGTGTTTTTACCGCAACAGTAGTTTCTTCAATGATAGCAACCCTTATAATGGCTCTTTACGCCAAGTATCCATTTGCACTTGCACCAGGAATGGGCTTGAATGCGTTCTTTGCATTTACCGTAGTTCTTGGACCTATGGGCAAAAGCTGGCAGTTTGCGCTTACAGCAGTATTAATTGAAGGTATAATCTTTATTCTTTTATCATTCGTCAAGGCTCGTGAGGCAATATTCGACTCGATACCAATGAATCTCAAGCATGCAGTGTCAGTCGGCATTGGTCTTTTCATAGCAATAATCGGACTTAGCGGAGCAGGGATCGTGGTTCCAGGGAATGGCACAGTCCTTGCACTTGGGGATCTTACATCAGGTCCAGTGGCTGTTGCTCTTTTTGGTATACTGGTAACAGGTGTACTACTGGCTAAAAATGTCAGCGGAGCTATCCTAATAGGTATAATCGCTTCAACCCTTATAGGTATCCCATTAGGAGTTACAATGATCCCTGAGGGCTTCAGCATATTAAGCCTTCCTCCATCGTTGGCACCTGTGGCATTCAAGTTTGTGGGTATGGAAGAGATACTATCCATGGAAATGCTTGTAGTAGTATTTACCTTCCTGTTTGTAGACATATTCGATACAGTTGGTACACTTGCAGGTGTATCTTCTAAAGCGGGCTTCCTTGATAAGGACGGAAAGCTTCCCAGGGTAGGCAAGGCTTTGATGGCTGATGCTGTTGGAACGGTTGCAGGAGCGTGTCTGGGTACAAGCACTGTTACAACATACGTGGAAAGCGCCGCAGGAGTAGCTGGAGGCGGAAGAACAGGTCTGACTTCTCTTGCGACTGCAGGGATGTTTGCACTGGCATTGTTCTTCGCACCGCTGTTTACCATGATACCTGCAGCGGCAACAGGACCCGCTCTTGTAATAGTAGGCTTATTTATGATGAGCCCGATCAAGAAGATCGACTTTGAGGATTTCACCGAAGCCATACCGGCATTCCTCACAATCGTAATGATGCCATTTGCATACAGTATCGCTGATGGTATCGTATTTGGTATGGTATCCTATGTAATACTTAAAGCCCTGACAGGAAGAACCAAAGAGATATCAAAGGTCATGTGGCTTCTTGCAGTATTGTTCGTTTTGAAATTCGTTTTGATGTAG
- a CDS encoding heavy metal translocating P-type ATPase, with translation MKYVAAGAVLFIFGLMLPIEGIPRLLLFLAAYALAGGEVVLRALRNISRGQIFDENFLMTVATIGAFAIGEYPEGVAVMLFYQVGEYFQDLAVNKSRRSIASLMDIRPDYANLIEGEGSRRVEPQTISIGEDILIKPGERVPLDGIITSGSSSMDTAALTGESLPRDVTVGDSVLGGFVNRQGLLKVKVSKPYGESTVSRILQLVEDAGARKAPTESFITRFAKVYTPAVVFTALFLAVLPPLFIEGASFYDWVYRALIFLVVSCPCALVISIPLGFFGGIGGASRNGILVKGGNYLEALNYMDTIVLDKTGTLTEGKFKVSEIYTNGRLTKEELLRVAAIAEAHSSHPIALSILEAYGKPVENGSDPGHKEHAGLGIETTVDGANVLIGNDALFNKRGILMEGGNSDSTVVNIAVDGKYEGHITVEDRIKSNAGKAISELRSMGVSQVIMLTGDNKNTTERVAAELGIDKVYYELLPQDKVGIVEELMENSSNGKKLAFAGDGINDAPVLARADIGIAMGAMGSDAAIEAADVVLMTDDLEKLPQALRIARKTRRIVWQNIAFALGVKGIVLLLGAGGLATMWEAVFADVGVAIIAVLNSTRAMK, from the coding sequence ATGAAATATGTAGCAGCAGGGGCTGTTCTCTTTATATTCGGCCTAATGCTTCCCATAGAAGGTATACCACGTCTTCTTTTATTTCTTGCTGCCTACGCTCTGGCAGGAGGAGAGGTCGTCCTGAGAGCTTTGAGGAATATATCCAGAGGTCAGATATTTGATGAAAACTTTCTTATGACAGTAGCTACAATAGGAGCCTTTGCTATTGGTGAATACCCGGAGGGTGTTGCCGTAATGCTGTTTTATCAGGTAGGCGAATATTTTCAGGACCTTGCCGTAAACAAGTCAAGAAGGTCAATAGCATCTCTTATGGACATCAGGCCTGATTATGCAAACCTAATTGAGGGAGAGGGAAGCAGAAGAGTCGAGCCTCAGACTATTTCTATTGGGGAGGACATACTTATAAAGCCAGGTGAAAGAGTTCCTCTTGATGGCATTATCACCAGTGGCTCCTCATCAATGGATACAGCAGCCCTCACCGGAGAATCGCTGCCAAGAGATGTGACTGTTGGCGACTCAGTGCTTGGAGGATTTGTAAACCGGCAAGGCCTCTTGAAGGTTAAGGTTTCGAAACCCTATGGAGAATCGACGGTTTCAAGGATTTTACAGCTGGTAGAGGACGCCGGAGCAAGAAAAGCCCCGACAGAAAGCTTCATAACTCGATTTGCAAAAGTTTACACCCCTGCAGTTGTTTTTACGGCACTTTTTTTGGCTGTACTGCCACCTCTTTTTATAGAAGGGGCAAGCTTTTATGACTGGGTATACAGAGCCCTTATATTCCTCGTAGTATCCTGTCCATGTGCACTTGTGATCTCTATCCCTCTGGGATTTTTCGGAGGTATAGGTGGAGCATCCAGGAACGGGATCCTGGTTAAGGGAGGCAACTACCTTGAGGCTCTGAACTATATGGATACTATAGTTTTGGATAAAACAGGGACTCTGACTGAGGGCAAATTCAAGGTTTCGGAGATTTATACAAATGGCAGGCTCACTAAGGAAGAACTGCTCAGAGTTGCGGCTATCGCTGAAGCCCACTCATCTCACCCCATCGCCCTGTCAATCCTGGAGGCATATGGTAAGCCTGTAGAGAATGGAAGCGATCCAGGCCATAAAGAGCATGCAGGCCTGGGAATCGAGACAACCGTTGATGGTGCGAATGTTCTTATTGGGAATGATGCACTTTTCAATAAAAGAGGGATTCTCATGGAGGGTGGCAATTCTGACAGCACTGTTGTAAATATCGCAGTAGATGGAAAATATGAAGGTCACATAACAGTTGAAGACAGGATAAAGTCTAATGCAGGTAAGGCAATATCGGAGCTGAGATCGATGGGGGTAAGTCAGGTAATTATGCTTACTGGAGACAATAAAAACACCACTGAAAGAGTTGCTGCAGAGCTTGGGATAGACAAGGTATACTATGAGCTGCTTCCTCAGGACAAGGTAGGTATAGTCGAAGAATTGATGGAGAATAGCTCTAATGGGAAAAAACTTGCCTTTGCGGGAGACGGAATAAACGATGCTCCTGTTCTGGCAAGAGCAGATATCGGGATCGCAATGGGTGCCATGGGCTCAGATGCGGCAATCGAGGCTGCTGATGTTGTCCTGATGACCGATGATCTTGAGAAGCTTCCTCAGGCCTTGAGAATAGCGAGAAAAACCAGAAGGATCGTATGGCAGAACATAGCCTTTGCACTTGGCGTCAAGGGAATAGTGCTCCTGCTTGGAGCGGGAGGCCTGGCCACCATGTGGGAAGCTGTATTTGCTGATGTGGGTGTAGCTATAATTGCTGTACTCAATTCAACAAGAGCGATGAAGTAG
- a CDS encoding ArsR/SmtB family transcription factor: protein MENRKSESATCDCNVIHQDKVDKVMEKMPSDRLAYKAADFFKIIGDKTRMKILLALFESELCVCDIAVLLDMNQSAISHQLRVLKQAELVKYRKDGRVVYYSLDDDHVKNILDQGLVHISHDHHKEEAK from the coding sequence ATGGAAAACAGAAAGTCAGAATCAGCAACCTGCGACTGCAATGTAATACATCAGGACAAAGTCGATAAGGTTATGGAAAAGATGCCAAGCGACAGGCTGGCATACAAAGCAGCTGATTTCTTCAAAATAATTGGGGATAAAACAAGGATGAAGATTCTTTTGGCTCTCTTTGAATCGGAGCTTTGTGTTTGTGACATAGCTGTCCTCCTTGATATGAATCAGTCCGCTATTTCCCACCAGCTGAGGGTATTGAAGCAGGCTGAGCTTGTAAAGTACAGAAAGGATGGCAGGGTTGTTTATTATTCCTTGGATGACGATCACGTCAAAAATATCCTTGATCAGGGACTTGTCCATATTTCACATGATCATCACAAGGAGGAGGCGAAATAA
- a CDS encoding DUF975 family protein, whose translation MWTRRDLKEEAKEFLKRNYWKAFAVCLIVSLLTGGSGSSSRETDYKSPDYGEYNFEINFGPGNEFGTMIEGIGLDNPFQIAVGATAFALFILFSVVLAIIIGNVLQVGEKRFFIRGFKGEASVGTLFSTLRKGEWIPLATKMFIMDLFIFLWGLLLIIPGIIKYYQYRMIPYILAEDPELNFADAKELSTMMTNGQKGEIFVLDLSFIGWYLLGSLFFGIGGIFVKPYHEATVAKLYQHYRSGMGLPSEDQSGPEKDDMDQLY comes from the coding sequence ATGTGGACAAGAAGAGATTTGAAAGAAGAGGCCAAAGAGTTTCTCAAGAGGAACTACTGGAAGGCTTTTGCGGTCTGTCTTATAGTAAGCCTGCTCACAGGAGGAAGCGGGAGTTCATCCCGTGAGACTGACTATAAGTCACCGGATTATGGCGAATACAACTTCGAAATCAATTTTGGACCTGGGAATGAATTTGGAACTATGATAGAAGGTATAGGTCTGGACAATCCATTCCAGATTGCAGTGGGTGCAACTGCCTTTGCACTATTCATACTTTTCTCCGTAGTGTTAGCAATAATTATTGGGAATGTACTCCAGGTAGGTGAAAAGAGATTCTTCATAAGGGGATTTAAGGGTGAGGCTTCCGTTGGAACACTTTTCTCAACTCTCAGAAAGGGCGAATGGATCCCCCTTGCGACCAAGATGTTTATTATGGACCTCTTCATATTTCTTTGGGGACTTCTGTTGATAATCCCAGGGATAATAAAATACTACCAATACCGAATGATACCATATATTTTAGCTGAGGATCCCGAGCTAAATTTCGCTGATGCCAAGGAACTAAGCACAATGATGACAAACGGACAGAAGGGGGAAATATTTGTCCTTGACCTATCCTTCATCGGTTGGTATCTGCTCGGAAGTCTGTTCTTCGGAATAGGAGGCATATTTGTAAAACCATACCACGAAGCAACAGTGGCAAAGCTGTATCAGCATTACAGAAGCGGTATGGGGCTTCCATCAGAGGATCAGTCTGGACCAGAAAAGGATGATATGGATCAATTATATTAG
- a CDS encoding permease gives MSAFSWLNSQLLKMEWLYDLIQRLVEDVFGLSMTTRFGNSLHFFIYDTIKIFLLLSFLIFGISYIQSFFPPERTRKIIGRFKGVTANLLAALLGTITPFCACSSIPLFIGFTSAGLPIGVTFSFLISSPLVDLASVLLLASIFNWRIAIAYVVVGVILAVISGTIISKAKLEKYVESYVFNNPLIDLDQDELTTGQRLRFAKLQVDDIIKKVWIYILVGVGIGAMIHNYIPENIITAVLGQDKWYSVPVATFVGIPMYADIFGTLPIAEALVTKGVGIGTVMSFMMAVTALSLPSMIMLSKVVKPKLLGVFAGVVSVGILIIGFAFNGFSHLFI, from the coding sequence ATGTCTGCTTTTAGCTGGCTAAACTCTCAGCTCCTTAAAATGGAGTGGCTTTACGATTTGATCCAACGGCTCGTCGAGGATGTATTCGGGCTGAGTATGACAACCCGGTTCGGGAATAGTCTTCATTTTTTTATCTACGATACCATTAAGATATTCTTGCTGCTATCATTCCTTATATTTGGTATTTCATATATCCAAAGCTTCTTTCCGCCTGAAAGGACCAGAAAGATCATCGGTCGGTTTAAAGGAGTTACAGCGAATCTGTTGGCTGCGCTTCTTGGAACAATAACACCTTTTTGCGCATGCTCGTCTATACCTCTTTTTATTGGCTTTACAAGCGCAGGACTCCCTATAGGTGTTACCTTCTCATTTCTTATATCCTCACCATTGGTTGACCTGGCATCCGTGCTCCTTCTTGCCAGCATATTCAACTGGAGGATAGCAATAGCATATGTTGTCGTCGGGGTAATACTTGCAGTCATCAGCGGCACCATAATAAGCAAAGCAAAGCTTGAAAAATATGTGGAATCATATGTGTTTAATAACCCTTTGATAGACCTGGACCAGGACGAGCTAACAACCGGCCAGAGGCTCAGGTTTGCCAAGCTCCAGGTGGATGACATAATCAAAAAGGTTTGGATATATATTCTGGTGGGAGTTGGAATAGGAGCAATGATCCACAATTATATCCCCGAAAACATTATCACTGCGGTTTTAGGACAGGACAAGTGGTATTCAGTGCCTGTAGCCACTTTTGTGGGAATACCTATGTATGCAGATATATTCGGGACTCTGCCCATAGCAGAGGCATTGGTAACTAAAGGTGTGGGAATTGGAACCGTAATGTCCTTTATGATGGCAGTAACTGCTTTATCGCTTCCTTCAATGATAATGCTTTCAAAGGTTGTCAAGCCAAAGCTTTTAGGAGTTTTCGCAGGAGTAGTATCAGTGGGTATACTTATTATAGGGTTTGCATTTAATGGCTTCAGCCATTTGTTTATATGA